A single Chryseobacterium sp. DNA region contains:
- a CDS encoding NAD-dependent epimerase/dehydratase family protein gives MVPIKIIITGATGMVGEGVLMECLENPNVAEILSISRKPSGKIHPKLKEYLVPDFLSIDIHDENLKGYDACFFCAGISSVGMNEEEYTKITYDTTIHFAKAVLNQNPEMVFNYVSGAQTDSSESGKLMWARVKGRTENDLKRMNFKRVYNFRPGFMKPVDGQLNVKWFFKPFIWIFPVFLPSKSLTLHEVGRAMINAVQKGYPTSTLEIRDIKNLAI, from the coding sequence ATGGTCCCAATCAAAATAATTATTACAGGAGCTACAGGCATGGTAGGCGAAGGTGTTTTAATGGAATGTCTTGAAAATCCGAATGTTGCTGAAATCCTGAGTATAAGCAGAAAACCGTCCGGGAAAATACATCCCAAACTGAAAGAATATCTTGTTCCTGACTTTCTGTCAATAGATATCCATGATGAAAACCTGAAAGGCTATGATGCCTGTTTTTTCTGTGCCGGAATCAGCAGTGTAGGAATGAATGAAGAAGAGTATACCAAAATTACTTATGATACGACCATTCATTTTGCAAAAGCTGTCCTGAACCAAAACCCGGAAATGGTTTTCAATTATGTTTCCGGAGCACAGACCGACAGTTCGGAAAGTGGAAAACTGATGTGGGCAAGAGTAAAAGGGAGAACAGAAAATGATTTAAAAAGAATGAATTTCAAAAGGGTATACAATTTTCGCCCCGGATTTATGAAACCCGTTGACGGCCAATTGAATGTAAAATGGTTCTTCAAACCTTTTATTTGGATTTTTCCTGTTTTTTTACCGTCAAAATCATTAACTTTACACGAAGTGGGCAGAGCAATGATCAATGCTGTACAAAAAGGATACCCTACCTCAACTTTAGAAATTAGAGATATTAAAAATTTAGCGATATGA
- a CDS encoding choice-of-anchor I family protein: MINNYLLKGSVLAAFFFQSGLFGQTLIHYWNFNNNTSAASITSPSSTLANGSLSAIAGGNSSLDFAGGTGQNFDIENLNARNGDASGAHLRLNNPIGGALQFNLPTPGYDNVTVKFTTRRSGQGAGTQTWSYSTDGTSFIPYQTVSPQDANPQLITFDFSAVPGVSNNPNFKLKVEFSATGGGTGGNNRFDNFTVDAASTGGADTTPPTVTYLPINNTNNASITVNPTISFNENIRLANNSAINDSNAQNLVEFRNGNSAGTQVPFTTAFSSNTITIIPNSGLVPGQTYYLALKPNTVEDFSDNGVTASTSSTFTTAGTSISLDKTFIKVNENAGNLEFKINVANPSAATVNLVVKPAPFSTADSNDFTLANQTINITPSTSSYTINIPIIDDTLEEQQAEYFVVSLENPVGATISGDKSATVYIVDNDKVAPVPSHQIQLNYIGSFDPSGNNNSSTEIVVHDTASQRLFTISSITDVFDIINFSNPTSPSVISTVNMAPYGGITSIAVKNGIIAAASPNTNPQQNGSVVFFDINGNFLKQVTVGALPDMITFTPDGTKVITANEGEPNDAYTVDPEGTISIIDISGGIANLTQTHVTTLNFNNFDSQVAALTATGLRKVRTNNTLSQDLEPEYVTVGADSQKAWVTLQENNAIAEVNLATKTITGIWGLGKKDMNLPGNGFDASDNNGEILIANWPVKAYYLPDAVQNYKVGNTHYIVTANEGDEKDLSGYSERTTVGANTYTLDPAVFPQSAILKASHNLGRLRVSTATGNTDGDAEFEEIAALGARSFSIFNTDTKQQVYDSGDQFERYIAAKHPLIFNADNESNTVKNRSRAKGPEPEGVALGTINGQTYAFITLERTGGVMVYNITDPNNPTFTDYKHSRSTSAYGGDNGPEGIIYIAPENTTTAKGYVIIANEISGTLSTYEVVMSPTLGTGETQSETATFNVFPNPVNKGNTLYFNRKQDYELYDSSGRLVGKEKNAFTINTSTLSTGVYLVKTSEGHLKRIIVK, from the coding sequence ATGATCAACAACTACCTATTAAAAGGATCTGTCCTCGCCGCCTTCTTTTTTCAGAGCGGACTTTTCGGACAGACCCTGATTCATTACTGGAATTTCAACAATAATACTTCCGCAGCCTCTATTACCTCTCCTTCTTCCACTTTGGCCAACGGTTCTCTTTCAGCCATAGCAGGAGGAAACAGCAGTCTTGATTTTGCAGGGGGTACCGGACAGAACTTTGATATTGAAAACCTGAATGCCCGAAATGGTGATGCATCCGGGGCCCATTTGAGGCTTAACAATCCTATCGGCGGAGCATTACAATTTAATCTGCCGACACCGGGATACGATAATGTCACTGTAAAATTTACGACAAGAAGATCAGGACAGGGAGCAGGAACACAAACATGGTCTTACTCCACAGATGGCACTTCTTTTATTCCCTATCAGACCGTGAGTCCACAGGATGCCAATCCGCAGTTAATCACTTTTGATTTTTCCGCAGTTCCCGGGGTTTCCAATAACCCCAATTTTAAATTAAAAGTTGAATTCTCCGCAACTGGTGGAGGAACTGGCGGAAACAACCGTTTTGATAATTTTACTGTAGATGCTGCCTCAACAGGAGGTGCCGATACGACTCCACCCACGGTTACTTATCTTCCTATAAACAACACAAATAACGCCTCTATCACTGTCAATCCTACGATTTCTTTTAATGAAAACATAAGATTGGCCAACAATTCCGCGATCAACGATTCTAATGCACAAAATCTTGTAGAATTCCGGAACGGAAACTCTGCAGGTACACAAGTTCCCTTTACCACTGCTTTCAGCAGCAATACCATCACCATTATCCCAAACTCCGGCTTAGTGCCGGGACAAACCTATTATTTGGCCCTCAAGCCCAATACCGTGGAAGACTTTAGTGATAATGGAGTGACAGCATCAACTTCGAGCACATTTACAACAGCCGGAACATCCATTTCCCTGGATAAAACCTTTATTAAAGTAAATGAAAATGCCGGAAATCTGGAATTCAAAATCAATGTAGCCAATCCTTCCGCAGCAACGGTTAATCTTGTGGTAAAGCCGGCACCGTTCAGCACTGCTGACAGTAATGATTTTACCTTAGCCAATCAAACAATCAATATTACTCCTTCCACAAGCAGTTATACCATCAATATTCCCATAATTGATGATACTTTGGAGGAACAGCAGGCAGAATATTTCGTTGTAAGCCTTGAAAACCCAGTCGGTGCTACTATTTCCGGAGACAAGTCTGCTACCGTTTATATTGTAGATAATGACAAAGTGGCTCCTGTTCCTTCTCACCAAATTCAACTGAATTATATCGGAAGCTTTGATCCTTCGGGAAACAACAACAGTTCTACGGAAATTGTGGTACACGACACCGCATCGCAACGGTTATTTACCATCAGCTCCATTACCGATGTTTTTGATATCATCAATTTCAGCAACCCTACCAGTCCGTCCGTTATCAGTACGGTAAATATGGCTCCTTATGGTGGGATCACCAGTATTGCCGTGAAAAACGGAATCATTGCCGCAGCATCACCCAATACCAATCCACAGCAGAATGGTTCTGTCGTATTCTTTGATATTAACGGAAACTTCCTGAAACAGGTTACCGTAGGAGCTTTACCCGATATGATTACTTTCACACCTGACGGAACAAAAGTAATTACCGCCAATGAAGGGGAACCCAATGATGCCTATACCGTAGATCCAGAAGGAACCATCAGTATCATCGATATTTCAGGGGGAATTGCCAATCTTACACAAACCCATGTAACAACCCTCAATTTTAATAATTTTGATTCTCAGGTGGCCGCTCTTACAGCAACAGGGTTAAGAAAAGTAAGAACAAATAATACGCTTTCCCAGGATCTGGAACCAGAATATGTAACAGTGGGTGCAGACAGTCAGAAAGCATGGGTAACCCTTCAGGAAAACAATGCCATTGCAGAAGTGAATCTTGCCACCAAAACAATTACCGGCATCTGGGGGCTAGGAAAGAAAGATATGAATCTTCCGGGCAATGGTTTTGACGCTTCAGATAATAATGGAGAAATCTTGATCGCCAACTGGCCGGTGAAAGCCTACTACCTCCCGGATGCCGTACAGAATTATAAGGTAGGAAATACCCATTATATTGTAACCGCCAATGAAGGGGATGAAAAAGATCTTTCCGGATACAGTGAAAGAACAACAGTTGGAGCCAATACCTATACTTTAGATCCTGCCGTTTTTCCACAGTCAGCGATACTGAAAGCTTCCCATAACCTGGGAAGATTAAGGGTATCAACAGCAACAGGAAATACAGACGGAGATGCGGAATTTGAAGAAATTGCCGCTTTAGGAGCCCGTTCATTTTCCATCTTCAATACCGATACAAAACAACAGGTCTATGACAGCGGAGATCAGTTTGAAAGATATATTGCAGCTAAACATCCGCTTATTTTTAATGCGGACAATGAATCCAATACCGTTAAAAACAGAAGCCGTGCAAAAGGTCCTGAACCGGAAGGTGTAGCATTGGGAACCATTAACGGACAAACCTATGCTTTCATCACCCTGGAAAGGACTGGAGGAGTAATGGTATATAATATCACAGATCCCAACAATCCTACTTTCACGGATTATAAACACTCCCGGTCCACTTCTGCTTACGGAGGTGACAACGGACCGGAAGGAATCATTTACATTGCTCCTGAAAATACCACAACAGCCAAAGGCTATGTTATAATTGCCAATGAAATCAGTGGAACCTTATCCACGTATGAAGTCGTGATGTCTCCAACCCTAGGAACAGGCGAAACCCAATCAGAAACTGCAACATTCAATGTATTCCCGAATCCTGTCAATAAAGGAAATACTCTTTATTTCAACAGAAAACAGGATTATGAGCTGTATGACAGTTCAGGAAGACTGGTCGGAAAAGAAAAAAATGCCTTCACCATCAACACCTCCACCCTTTCTACAGGAGTTTACCTTGTGAAAACCTCGGAAGGTCATCTTAAGAGAATTATTGTAAAGTAA
- a CDS encoding NifU family protein, translating into METNITHEDTVTRVMEALESIRPFLNKDGGDIELIDVKDNQVFVKLLGNCSGCSLNFSTLKLGVENTIKQHAPEIEKVVNVE; encoded by the coding sequence ATGGAAACAAATATAACGCACGAAGATACAGTAACAAGAGTAATGGAAGCTCTGGAAAGCATCAGACCGTTTTTGAACAAAGACGGAGGTGATATTGAGCTTATTGACGTGAAAGATAATCAGGTTTTTGTGAAACTTTTGGGTAACTGCTCCGGGTGTTCATTGAACTTTTCAACTCTTAAATTGGGAGTTGAAAATACCATTAAACAACACGCTCCGGAAATTGAAAAAGTAGTGAACGTAGAGTAA
- a CDS encoding Mrp/NBP35 family ATP-binding protein, protein MLTKEKVQDFLKEIEVDDLVNNLQIVGDDVYIDMTAHSPAMHEKKKLEAAMKQAFASEFGENVHLKLKITSPEPSEIQQSQIKGKQIPGIQNIIAIASGKGGVGKSTVSANMAVTLAKMGFKVGLLDADIYGPSVPTMFDTEGEKPISVEVNGKNMMKPIENYGVKMLSIGYFSGANQAVVWRGPMASKALNQMIRDAAWGELDFLLIDLPPGTGDIHLSIIQEVPVTGAVIVSTPQHVALADVRKGIAMFQMESINIPVLGLIENMAYFTPEELPDNKYYIFGNQGAQYLAEDLGIPVLGEIPLIQSIREAGDVGRPAALQEGSKIAEIYTGTARKMVESLVERNKNLPPTEAVKISTMAGCSPKAK, encoded by the coding sequence ATGTTGACGAAAGAAAAGGTTCAAGATTTCCTTAAAGAAATAGAAGTAGACGATTTGGTGAATAATCTTCAGATTGTGGGTGATGATGTGTATATCGACATGACCGCTCATTCGCCTGCCATGCACGAAAAGAAAAAGCTGGAGGCTGCCATGAAACAGGCTTTTGCCAGTGAGTTTGGAGAAAACGTTCATTTAAAACTTAAAATCACTTCTCCGGAGCCTAGTGAAATTCAGCAAAGTCAGATCAAAGGGAAACAAATTCCCGGAATTCAAAATATTATAGCCATTGCTTCCGGCAAAGGAGGGGTAGGAAAATCTACCGTTTCTGCAAATATGGCCGTCACATTAGCTAAAATGGGCTTTAAAGTAGGATTACTGGATGCCGATATTTACGGGCCATCTGTTCCTACCATGTTCGATACAGAAGGTGAAAAACCAATTTCTGTAGAAGTAAATGGTAAAAATATGATGAAGCCTATCGAAAACTATGGTGTGAAAATGCTTTCTATCGGATATTTCTCAGGAGCTAATCAGGCTGTAGTCTGGAGAGGTCCTATGGCTTCAAAAGCATTGAATCAGATGATCAGGGATGCTGCATGGGGAGAGCTGGATTTCCTATTGATAGACCTTCCTCCGGGAACTGGTGATATCCACCTGTCTATTATTCAGGAAGTTCCTGTAACAGGTGCTGTGATTGTAAGTACCCCTCAGCATGTTGCATTGGCAGACGTAAGAAAGGGTATTGCGATGTTCCAGATGGAAAGTATTAATATTCCGGTTCTTGGATTAATCGAAAATATGGCGTATTTTACGCCGGAAGAACTTCCTGACAATAAATATTATATCTTTGGAAACCAAGGAGCACAATATTTGGCTGAAGATCTTGGAATTCCTGTATTGGGAGAGATTCCATTGATCCAGAGTATCAGAGAAGCCGGAGATGTAGGAAGACCTGCAGCGCTTCAGGAAGGCTCTAAGATCGCAGAGATCTATACCGGAACAGCAAGAAAAATGGTTGAAAGCTTAGTAGAAAGAAATAAAAACCTTCCTCCCACTGAAGCCGTGAAGATCTCAACGATGGCTGGATGCTCACCCAAAGCAAAATAA
- a CDS encoding outer membrane beta-barrel family protein, with product MASQGMDGAEALGTAPLIKVDDTSGISIVGKSGVAVMINERMLNLSGSELINYLKSLRSENIEKIEVITTPPAKYEAQGNSGLINIVLKKNQNLGWGGSFTTSVQQQTYTGFSNSATVNYQHEKLRSSLKLRQYEYEKHSYENYRIEGSDGLKSSDDRRDFGDGLGANISVDYQLNVKSNAGFIYDYGYGHSNMDITNTSDYFQNESYTNTLSTYAEHRGKSRQQTISAYYDLKFGKRDNKLSITGNYFSNIPKNVIDFTTTTENTGDRFAVKTPSTVDYKVYSGQADLTLPYQLAKTEAGVKFTNFDNNSDISYQNLIEGNYVTDPVRSNDFKYNEKNYAAYISFEKSFNEKWSVKAGGRYEYSMVNGNSLTSGQQTENSYGKFFPTAYVTYKSNENHVFSLNYSKRINRPGFRAINPYRWYININSYFTGNPLLKPSINHNLEFSYVYKGKLSASAYFQRTLNGFDQVVSLEGENRTSTFANFYNVNSMGVSLNYSDTFFRVWEASYAADLSYMETEVFATDAVSRKGNGYNFNFQNNLSLNKGKTIQLIFNYWFRLPSNSGNKYWNYVGNFTSGLKMSLMEKSLQLNLLVSDIFRQSKSKGQIYYTTGTHSFNNYYDARRLTLSAAYTFGNKKVKGASRNVNFDEKNRAN from the coding sequence GTGGCATCACAGGGAATGGATGGGGCAGAAGCGCTGGGAACTGCTCCTCTGATCAAAGTAGATGATACTTCTGGAATTTCCATTGTGGGAAAAAGTGGCGTTGCAGTAATGATCAATGAAAGAATGCTGAATCTTTCCGGAAGTGAGCTGATCAATTATCTGAAAAGTCTCAGGTCAGAAAATATTGAGAAAATTGAAGTGATCACAACCCCTCCTGCAAAGTACGAAGCCCAGGGAAACAGCGGTCTTATTAATATTGTCCTTAAGAAAAATCAAAATCTCGGTTGGGGAGGGAGCTTTACAACAAGCGTTCAACAGCAGACTTATACCGGATTTTCCAACAGCGCAACGGTCAATTATCAGCATGAAAAACTTCGGTCTTCATTGAAACTGAGACAGTATGAGTATGAAAAACACTCTTATGAAAATTATAGAATAGAAGGATCGGACGGGCTTAAAAGTTCTGATGACAGAAGAGATTTTGGAGATGGGCTTGGTGCTAATATAAGTGTTGACTACCAGCTGAATGTGAAATCTAATGCAGGTTTCATCTATGACTATGGATATGGGCATTCCAATATGGATATTACGAATACTTCGGATTATTTTCAGAATGAAAGTTATACGAATACATTATCTACCTATGCCGAACACAGAGGGAAGAGCCGGCAACAGACAATAAGTGCCTATTATGATCTCAAATTCGGAAAACGGGATAATAAACTGAGTATTACCGGGAATTATTTTTCCAATATTCCGAAGAATGTGATCGATTTTACCACCACCACTGAAAATACAGGTGATCGGTTTGCGGTGAAAACTCCTTCTACAGTAGATTATAAAGTGTATTCAGGGCAGGCGGATCTTACACTGCCCTATCAACTGGCCAAAACGGAAGCAGGGGTAAAATTCACCAATTTCGATAATAATTCGGATATATCTTATCAGAATCTGATAGAAGGAAATTATGTCACAGATCCTGTAAGGAGCAATGACTTTAAATATAATGAGAAAAATTATGCGGCTTACATCAGTTTTGAAAAATCTTTCAATGAGAAATGGTCTGTAAAGGCAGGAGGGCGTTATGAATATTCTATGGTGAACGGAAACTCTCTGACCTCGGGGCAGCAGACAGAAAATTCTTATGGGAAATTCTTTCCTACAGCGTATGTTACCTATAAAAGTAATGAAAACCATGTATTCAGTCTCAACTATTCAAAGAGGATCAACAGACCGGGATTCCGGGCGATCAATCCATATCGGTGGTATATCAACATCAATTCTTATTTTACTGGAAATCCTCTTTTAAAACCTTCAATCAATCATAATTTGGAATTTTCCTATGTCTATAAGGGAAAGCTTTCCGCATCCGCCTATTTCCAGAGAACATTGAATGGTTTTGATCAGGTAGTGAGTCTTGAAGGAGAAAACAGGACCAGTACTTTTGCGAACTTCTATAATGTAAACAGCATGGGCGTTTCATTGAATTATTCAGATACTTTCTTTAGAGTTTGGGAAGCCAGTTATGCTGCCGATCTGTCTTATATGGAAACGGAAGTCTTTGCTACCGATGCTGTGTCCAGAAAAGGAAATGGTTACAACTTTAATTTTCAGAACAATCTGTCATTGAATAAAGGCAAAACAATTCAGCTGATCTTCAATTATTGGTTTCGGTTGCCGTCAAATTCCGGAAATAAGTACTGGAACTATGTAGGAAATTTTACATCAGGGCTTAAAATGAGCCTGATGGAGAAAAGCCTTCAGCTGAATCTGTTGGTTTCTGATATTTTCAGGCAGTCAAAAAGTAAGGGACAGATTTATTATACGACAGGAACTCATTCTTTTAATAATTATTATGATGCCAGAAGGCTTACTTTATCAGCAGCTTATACTTTTGGAAATAAAAAGGTAAAAGGAGCCAGCCGGAATGTAAATTTTGATGAAAAAAACAGGGCCAATTAA
- a CDS encoding carboxypeptidase-like regulatory domain-containing protein codes for MKKILLSAIMLLPAAAFSQNITGKITQAGKGVSYIEIIASKDQKKQTSISDEKGNYQLKLPENGNYNIKLIQDGTEISSREIMVKGDMKEDFSIEKKQEKQIEGISLTAKKN; via the coding sequence ATGAAGAAAATACTACTTTCTGCCATTATGCTGCTGCCGGCGGCTGCATTTTCCCAAAATATAACAGGAAAGATCACACAAGCCGGAAAAGGGGTTTCCTATATTGAAATTATAGCAAGTAAAGACCAAAAAAAGCAGACCTCTATTTCAGATGAAAAAGGAAATTATCAGCTTAAACTTCCTGAAAATGGGAATTACAACATAAAGCTGATACAGGATGGAACTGAAATATCAAGCAGGGAGATTATGGTAAAAGGTGATATGAAAGAAGATTTTTCCATCGAAAAAAAACAGGAAAAGCAGATTGAAGGGATTAGTCTTACCGCCAAAAAAAACTGA
- a CDS encoding GH92 family glycosyl hydrolase, translating to MKKRLIAFSLFITQIISAQNYSQYVNPLIGTGGHGHTFPGAIVPFGMVQLSPDTRIDGSWDGCSGYHYSDSLIYGFSHTHLNGTGVSDYGDIMLMPAMGNPGLNSKDYSSKFSHKNEKAAAGYYAVRLDKDNIDVRLTTTKRVGYHEYTFNNAGSANIILDLNHRDKLLEGEVKIIDDKTIEVFRRSEAWATNQYIYARIEFSKPMKISKKDVNGKQESNLYTGTKLVLAFSTDVKRGEKINVKVSISPTGYEGAEKNMLAEGQSKDFETIKKQAQSDWDKELSKIEVKSDDKNKLAIFYTALYHVFTQPNINMDVDGRYRGRDNKLYTAKDFNYYTVFSLWDTFRSAHLLMTLIDRKRTADFINTFIRQYEQGGKLPVWELASNETECMIGYHAVSVIADAMAKGIRGFDYEKAYQASKNSAMLDIFGLNAYKQNNYISIDDEHESVSKTVEYAYDDWCIAQMAKILGKKEDYQYFMKRSQNWKNLYNPNNGFMQPRKNGNWYQPFDPREVNNNYTEGNSWHYSYSVQQDIPGLIAAHGGKEKFEQFIDAIFAAPDKTTGREQVDITGLLGQYAQGNEPSHHIAYLYNFVDKPEKTDAKIKYILDNFYKNAPDGLIGNEDCGQMSAWYILSSMGIYSVTPGLPEWETTTPYFDEIKIHLEDGTTRIITKNTARAALKKLGFENVKPVKDFKYSQLTASPVIAADRIFDFSTKVEITPLNPGDKVYYMTMDENDSNKRKTFTAYKGPFTITKTTQVIAYAEKNGEKSSAAVANFNRRPNYWDINILSNATPQYTANGKLALIDGIRGDINWRKGEWHGYQGQNFEAIIDFKSPQQISKLSSTYLQDSKAWILMPKKVEYYASMNGKDFILLTAIDNTIDPKDEKVQIKDFSTEILPTEARYIKVKAYYFGKLPEWHQGAGGEAYIFIDEISAR from the coding sequence ATGAAAAAAAGGCTGATCGCATTTTCTTTATTTATTACCCAGATTATTTCTGCACAGAATTATTCTCAATATGTCAATCCGTTGATAGGAACCGGAGGCCACGGACATACTTTTCCAGGGGCAATTGTCCCTTTCGGTATGGTACAGCTTTCTCCGGATACCAGAATAGACGGGAGCTGGGACGGATGCAGCGGATATCATTATTCAGATTCACTGATCTACGGTTTTTCCCATACCCATCTGAACGGGACCGGAGTTTCAGATTACGGAGACATTATGCTGATGCCTGCCATGGGAAACCCGGGTCTGAACAGTAAAGATTATTCTTCAAAATTTTCGCATAAAAATGAAAAAGCTGCAGCAGGATATTATGCTGTCAGATTAGATAAAGATAATATCGATGTCCGCCTGACTACAACAAAAAGAGTCGGTTATCATGAATATACCTTCAATAATGCAGGAAGTGCCAATATCATCTTAGATCTCAACCATAGAGACAAGCTTCTGGAAGGGGAAGTAAAGATCATTGATGATAAAACCATCGAAGTTTTCAGGAGAAGTGAAGCCTGGGCAACCAACCAGTATATCTACGCAAGAATTGAGTTTTCAAAACCGATGAAGATCTCTAAAAAAGATGTCAATGGAAAACAGGAATCTAACTTATATACAGGAACAAAGCTGGTCTTGGCCTTTTCTACCGATGTGAAAAGAGGAGAAAAAATCAATGTAAAGGTGTCCATTTCTCCAACAGGCTATGAAGGAGCAGAAAAAAATATGCTGGCAGAAGGGCAGTCCAAAGATTTTGAAACCATAAAGAAACAGGCCCAATCCGATTGGGATAAAGAACTTTCTAAGATAGAAGTCAAATCTGATGATAAAAACAAACTGGCTATTTTCTACACTGCCCTATACCATGTTTTTACACAACCGAACATCAATATGGATGTTGACGGGAGATACAGAGGCCGGGACAATAAACTCTACACCGCAAAAGATTTTAATTATTATACCGTATTCTCACTTTGGGATACATTCAGAAGCGCTCATCTGCTGATGACCTTAATAGACAGGAAAAGAACTGCAGATTTTATCAATACATTCATCAGACAATACGAGCAGGGCGGAAAACTTCCGGTATGGGAACTGGCTTCCAATGAAACGGAATGTATGATTGGCTATCATGCCGTTTCGGTAATTGCTGATGCCATGGCCAAGGGAATCCGGGGATTTGATTATGAAAAGGCTTATCAGGCATCTAAAAACTCAGCCATGCTGGATATTTTCGGTTTAAATGCTTACAAGCAGAACAACTATATCAGCATAGATGATGAGCATGAAAGCGTTTCCAAGACGGTAGAATATGCCTATGATGACTGGTGTATTGCCCAAATGGCAAAAATTTTAGGCAAGAAAGAAGACTATCAGTATTTCATGAAACGTTCTCAAAACTGGAAGAACCTTTACAATCCCAACAACGGTTTTATGCAGCCAAGAAAGAATGGAAACTGGTACCAGCCTTTCGATCCGAGAGAGGTAAATAATAACTATACGGAAGGGAATTCATGGCATTATTCTTATTCTGTGCAACAGGATATCCCGGGGCTTATCGCAGCACATGGCGGAAAAGAAAAGTTTGAGCAGTTTATCGATGCTATTTTTGCTGCTCCGGATAAAACAACAGGGAGAGAACAGGTGGATATTACAGGATTGTTAGGTCAGTATGCTCAGGGAAATGAGCCAAGCCATCATATCGCCTATCTGTACAATTTTGTAGATAAGCCTGAAAAGACAGATGCCAAAATCAAATATATCCTTGATAACTTTTATAAAAATGCCCCTGACGGATTGATTGGAAATGAAGACTGCGGCCAGATGAGCGCCTGGTATATTTTAAGTTCAATGGGAATCTATTCTGTAACCCCGGGACTGCCTGAATGGGAAACTACGACTCCTTATTTTGATGAAATTAAAATCCATCTTGAAGACGGAACCACGAGAATCATTACTAAAAATACGGCCAGAGCAGCACTTAAAAAACTTGGTTTTGAAAACGTAAAGCCTGTTAAAGATTTTAAATATTCCCAGCTTACCGCATCTCCGGTTATTGCTGCAGACCGGATTTTCGACTTTTCTACAAAAGTTGAGATCACTCCGCTGAACCCGGGAGATAAAGTCTATTACATGACCATGGATGAAAATGACAGCAATAAAAGGAAAACTTTCACCGCTTATAAAGGGCCTTTCACAATCACGAAAACGACGCAGGTCATTGCCTATGCGGAAAAAAACGGGGAGAAAAGCTCTGCTGCTGTTGCCAACTTTAACAGAAGACCCAATTATTGGGATATCAATATTCTGTCAAATGCAACTCCACAGTATACAGCCAATGGAAAACTGGCACTTATCGACGGAATCCGAGGGGATATCAACTGGAGAAAAGGCGAATGGCATGGATATCAGGGACAGAATTTTGAAGCGATTATTGATTTTAAATCTCCTCAGCAAATCTCAAAATTATCTTCCACTTACCTTCAGGACAGCAAGGCCTGGATCCTGATGCCTAAAAAAGTGGAATATTATGCTTCCATGAACGGTAAAGATTTCATTTTGCTTACAGCAATTGACAATACCATTGATCCCAAAGACGAAAAAGTACAGATTAAAGATTTTTCCACTGAAATTCTTCCCACTGAAGCCAGATACATCAAAGTAAAAGCCTACTATTTTGGAAAACTTCCTGAATGGCATCAGGGAGCCGGCGGTGAGGCATATATCTTTATTGATGAGATTTCTGCGAGATAA
- a CDS encoding phytanoyl-CoA dioxygenase family protein, translating into MSVKNLEFYKSHILEYGFTVINSIFSVEETEQISTVLQHLDTSRENFRKSEDLFAIRQFLKEVPEIQDLIFNDNMKRIVREIFGEKYFVVKSIYFDKPETSNWYVAYHQDLTISVDKKLELSGFGPWTTKKNQFAVQPPLHILENIYTIRIHLDETDENNGALKVIPKSHTKGIWRPETIDWDVETEEICTVEKGGIMIMKPLTLHGSNRTTNGKKRRVIHIEFSDMELPEVLHWSERMNA; encoded by the coding sequence ATGAGTGTAAAAAACTTGGAATTCTATAAAAGCCATATTCTTGAATATGGCTTTACTGTTATTAATAGCATATTTTCAGTTGAAGAAACAGAACAGATAAGTACCGTTCTCCAGCATCTGGATACTTCGCGGGAAAATTTTAGGAAATCTGAAGACCTGTTTGCGATAAGACAATTTTTAAAGGAAGTTCCGGAGATTCAGGACCTCATCTTTAACGACAATATGAAAAGAATAGTCAGGGAAATCTTTGGAGAAAAATATTTTGTGGTAAAAAGTATCTATTTTGATAAACCTGAAACCTCCAACTGGTATGTGGCCTATCATCAGGATCTGACCATTTCCGTGGATAAAAAACTGGAATTGTCCGGTTTCGGACCGTGGACAACAAAGAAAAACCAGTTTGCCGTTCAGCCTCCGCTGCATATTTTAGAAAATATCTATACCATCAGGATTCATTTGGATGAAACAGATGAAAACAACGGAGCTTTAAAAGTAATTCCTAAATCTCACACGAAAGGAATCTGGAGACCGGAAACAATAGACTGGGATGTAGAGACGGAAGAAATATGTACCGTTGAAAAAGGAGGCATTATGATCATGAAACCTCTTACCCTTCACGGTTCAAACAGAACTACCAACGGGAAGAAAAGAAGAGTGATCCATATTGAATTCTCTGATATGGAACTTCCGGAAGTCCTGCACTGGTCTGAAAGAATGAATGCATAA